The following are encoded in a window of Sutcliffiella horikoshii genomic DNA:
- a CDS encoding ABC transporter ATP-binding protein: MDSIKRYMQFVKPYRWQIVGTILIGMLKFGLPLLIPLLLKYVVDDILLVDGRSAEEKTNELLMIMGAIFVTFLVLRPPIEYYRQYFAQWTGSKVLYDLRDKLFDHIQRLSLRFYANNRAGEVISRVIHDVEQTKNFVITGLMNFWLDLATILIVIIIMFQVDITLTLVSIMLFPFYGFSIKYFYSRLRHLTRVRSQALAEVQGHLHERVQGMPVIQSMAIEDYEQEQFKKQNTNFLQKALDHTSWNAKTFAVVNTITDIAPLLVIGYASYQVINQGLTVGEMVMFVAYIDRLYNPLRRLINSSTTLTQSIASMDRVFEFVDEKYDITDKPNAVECKTARGEVSFENVSFKYEKNEEYVLKNLSLQVREGETIALVGMSGGGKSTLVSLLPRFYDVTEGKIKLDGVDIRDVTVQSLRKQIGIVLQDSILFSDTVRENIALGKPDATMDEIIEAAKAANAHEFISNLPEGYETKVGERGVKLSGGQKQRVAIARVFLKNPPILVMDEATSALDLESEHLIQESLERLAANRTTFVVAHRLSTITHASRIVLIEHGEIAEVGSHEELMRKKGHYYNLFTIQEIS; encoded by the coding sequence TTGGATAGTATAAAACGGTACATGCAATTTGTAAAACCATATCGGTGGCAAATTGTCGGTACCATCCTTATTGGAATGCTGAAATTCGGTTTGCCATTATTAATTCCATTATTACTGAAATACGTGGTCGATGATATACTGCTGGTTGACGGTCGGTCAGCAGAGGAGAAAACGAACGAGCTGCTCATGATCATGGGGGCAATCTTCGTGACCTTTTTGGTGTTAAGACCGCCGATAGAGTACTACAGACAATATTTTGCACAATGGACAGGAAGTAAGGTCCTATATGATTTAAGGGACAAGTTGTTCGATCATATTCAAAGGCTAAGCTTGCGTTTTTATGCCAACAACCGGGCAGGTGAAGTGATTTCAAGGGTCATCCATGATGTGGAACAGACTAAGAATTTTGTCATCACCGGTTTGATGAACTTTTGGCTCGACCTTGCGACCATTTTAATTGTCATCATTATCATGTTCCAAGTCGATATCACGTTGACACTTGTGTCTATCATGCTGTTCCCGTTTTATGGATTTTCGATTAAATATTTTTACAGTCGTCTCCGTCACCTAACAAGGGTGCGTTCACAGGCGCTGGCAGAGGTACAAGGTCATTTGCATGAGCGAGTCCAAGGAATGCCTGTCATCCAAAGTATGGCGATTGAAGACTATGAACAGGAGCAGTTTAAAAAACAGAACACCAATTTTCTGCAAAAAGCATTGGACCATACAAGCTGGAATGCAAAAACTTTTGCAGTAGTGAATACGATTACGGATATTGCGCCGCTTCTAGTAATCGGCTACGCAAGTTATCAGGTTATCAATCAGGGGCTGACGGTCGGGGAAATGGTCATGTTTGTCGCCTATATTGACCGCCTTTACAATCCTTTGCGCCGGTTGATCAACTCTTCGACAACCTTGACGCAATCCATTGCATCCATGGACCGGGTGTTTGAATTTGTGGATGAGAAATATGATATCACGGATAAGCCGAATGCCGTGGAATGTAAGACCGCACGCGGTGAAGTGAGCTTTGAAAATGTTTCTTTTAAATATGAAAAAAATGAAGAATATGTTTTGAAGAATTTGTCGTTGCAAGTAAGAGAGGGAGAAACCATTGCCCTTGTCGGGATGAGTGGTGGCGGAAAATCGACCTTGGTAAGCTTGCTGCCACGATTCTATGATGTTACAGAAGGTAAAATTAAGCTTGATGGAGTCGACATTCGCGATGTTACCGTTCAGTCGTTACGAAAACAAATCGGAATCGTACTCCAGGACAGCATTTTGTTCAGTGATACCGTTCGTGAAAATATTGCCCTTGGAAAACCGGATGCAACGATGGATGAGATTATCGAAGCGGCCAAAGCGGCCAATGCTCATGAGTTTATATCAAACTTGCCGGAAGGCTACGAAACGAAGGTAGGAGAGCGCGGTGTGAAGCTTTCAGGTGGCCAGAAACAGCGTGTGGCCATCGCACGCGTGTTCTTGAAAAATCCGCCAATTCTTGTAATGGATGAAGCAACATCTGCACTTGATCTTGAAAGTGAACATCTGATTCAAGAGTCACTGGAACGTTTGGCGGCCAACCGGACAACCTTTGTCGTTGCGCACCGTCTATCAACCATCACTCATGCGAGCCGCATTGTGCTGATAGAGCACGGTGAGATTGCGGAAGTCGGCTCTCACGAAGAGTTGATGAGGAAAAAAGGTCACTATTATAATTTGTTTACGATACAAGAAATAAGTTAA
- a CDS encoding FUSC family protein: MKLGARIVKTGIAITLALFVAQWLSVPTPFFAGIAAIFAIQPSIYKSYQSIIEHVQANLIGAILAIIFSLLFGHDPFIIGLTAIFVIGINLKLKIENTIPLALVTVIAIMESPGENFLEFALVRFSTVMIGILCAFLVNLIFLPPKYETRLYYKVKLTTEDILKWIRINMRHGTEHHLLKTDIEMLHQRVLKLEQLFMLYKEERTYFPTLKNSSSKARKLVIFRQLIVTSNRALFTLKMLHRLENELHHMPVEYQHYIKAELDHLVNLHEQILLKFVGKIKQHNTSEMYEEERFNKQQFIDEFMIHKDNWCEYEGDVEVWYHLFPLVSKIIDYSDQLEHLDKLIDSFQKYHVDDNEFEIGANEEE, encoded by the coding sequence TCCCCACGCCCTTCTTTGCAGGAATCGCAGCGATCTTTGCTATCCAACCATCCATCTATAAATCATATCAATCCATTATCGAGCACGTACAGGCAAACTTGATTGGGGCAATTTTAGCCATCATTTTTTCCTTACTATTCGGACATGACCCCTTTATCATCGGGTTGACCGCCATCTTTGTCATTGGAATAAACTTAAAACTTAAAATTGAAAATACAATCCCACTAGCACTAGTTACCGTAATCGCGATTATGGAAAGTCCCGGGGAGAATTTTTTAGAGTTTGCGCTGGTACGTTTCTCCACCGTCATGATCGGTATCCTTTGTGCATTTCTAGTCAACCTGATTTTCTTGCCACCAAAATATGAAACAAGACTTTACTACAAGGTGAAATTAACAACAGAAGACATTTTAAAGTGGATTCGCATCAACATGCGTCACGGCACAGAACATCACCTTTTGAAAACGGACATCGAGATGCTGCATCAACGAGTGCTGAAACTGGAACAACTTTTCATGCTATATAAAGAAGAGAGAACTTATTTTCCTACATTAAAAAATTCAAGTTCGAAAGCACGTAAGCTTGTTATTTTCAGACAGTTGATCGTTACAAGTAACCGGGCATTGTTTACTTTAAAAATGCTACACCGGTTAGAAAACGAATTGCATCATATGCCAGTAGAGTATCAGCATTACATTAAAGCTGAATTGGACCACTTGGTTAACCTGCACGAACAGATCTTGTTAAAATTCGTGGGAAAAATAAAGCAGCATAATACTTCAGAAATGTATGAAGAAGAACGCTTTAACAAACAGCAATTTATTGATGAGTTTATGATCCATAAAGACAACTGGTGTGAATACGAAGGCGACGTTGAAGTCTGGTACCACCTGTTCCCGCTCGTATCCAAAATCATTGATTATAGCGACCAATTAGAGCATTTAGATAAGTTGATTGACAGCTTCCAGAAGTATCATGTGGATGATAATGAATTTGAAATTGGAGCGAATGAAGAAGAATAA